The Triticum aestivum cultivar Chinese Spring chromosome 6D, IWGSC CS RefSeq v2.1, whole genome shotgun sequence genomic sequence GTACCGGCAACATTTGTTGCTGCACCGACAGAATATGATCCACTTGCAAGTCGGGTGTACCGACGCTCCCTTCTTACAGCAACAAACTTCTTTTTAACCTCTTCTAACAGCAGTATTCATACAGCAGCTATGGCATGACATAGACAACTAACAGTCTAACAGCATGGATAGATAAGATAGAACGCAACATACAGGGTCCATCAGAGGGAAAACTTCATATTTGCAACAAAAAGGGGAAAAAAATCTACAGCCAACGATCATTCTAGGTCAGCAAAAACCAATCTACACATCAGATTATTATTTATTATTCTAACCAATGGTGTGATAACAAACACAAAACAAGTCAAGGTACAATCCCACCCACTATAGTCCGGCCACCGGAGTGGCCATTACAATTGACTGGCGTATGCGACAAGGGAGTGCAAATGCAGGTACAAGTGTATGTACAGAGATTGGGGGGCTGATATGTGCGGCGAAGAGACTAACTTGATCAATTAGACCACACATGCACCAGCCCCCTGCTGTTCCCGGTGTAGATCTCGTTGCGGTCCTCGTCGTAGAAGAGCGCCGTGATGTCCTCCAGGGCGTCCGACACGCTGCTACGGATGGTGGACCTGCTGGTGTCGCCTTTTCTCCGGGGAGCGACCATGAGGGTCGGGTCCAGGGCCGAGATCTTGGCGACGCACTTCCCCGTGAAGATGTTGCTCATGTTGATCGATCCCATGCGGGAACCTGAGGATGGGATTCAGTCAGGTCAAAGCCATGATGAATGCAGCAATTCAGTCAGGTTGAAGCTATACTGAATACAGCAGGCCTTAGCATGTAAAACCAATGCACAGCGAAATTGTTACCTTCCCGGCCTTCATCGTCAGCGTCATTTGTGCCGCCTCCTGAAACTTTACAGTATGAGATGATCAAGTCCTGGTCGGCGGTGATGTATATATTATTGGTGTTGCAGTTGGGATGCCACAACTCATGGTCATCGAATGATGTAACCAGCTCTCCACGGAAATTCCAAGCGGCAACCGTTCTATTGCAGAATGTCAGGAACAGATTATTTTCATACAGGAAGATGAACGCTGAAGGGGTCATGAACTCTGTTTTGTTCACCTCAATCAGACCAGAGTTTCTGACCTGCCCAGAGACCAAAGTTAGCTCATAGTTCACTGCTAAGAAAACATTAGCTCAAATTAAGGTAGCAATGTAGCTGCCACGAGTAGACaaaataataatagcaacgtaCATCAATAATCTGCAGGTTTTCCTTGTCTTGCTTCACAAGAAGTTTTTCGTTAAACTGCTCAATGAAGTCAACCTTTCTGTTTCGATGCAGCAACTGAGTGAAGGTCTTCAGTGTTGTTCCATCCTCGATTGACAATATCTTTAGTGGGACATGATTACTTGCCTTCTGGTATATAACAAGCATGATCCCAGGGCTGGTGAGAGAGGATTCATGAATGTAAGAACATTTCATCAACTATTTACTTCAAGGATGAATAATATCAGTAATTAGCAACAAGCAAACCTTATCTTTATCTCCTGGATGTCCTTATCACATATAGAATACAGAAAGTTGTAATTCTTTAGATCAAAAACCTTGTAGGTACTGCAACAAGGGGACATTTAAACAATTCAACATATGACTGCTGCCAAACTGTAATGCAGAAAATGTAACTTACCTATCATGTGCAGAAAAAGTCAATACTTTGCCATTAACATCATCAAACTCAACAAAGCCAGGATATTTCAGCGATTCAGTTTCAAATAAAGGAAATCCATCATGTAGCTGGCCTCTCCGGATGTATCTAAAATGCAATTGAAATGAGAGAAGATAAATTAGTAAAGAAGATAAGCAGTTTTGCACTAAAACTACTGGAACACACAAACTAGTCTGAGAAGAAATAGATAAGGTCACTTACTCTATTGGAGTTGTTCTGCACTTCAGTGAACTGTAACGATCTGATTCATAAACTGAAACAGTGATAAGTGAGTCGTTGTTCTTATTATAGAACAGACTCCTAATCACTTCATCCGGGCTTATATTCAAATGGCAAATGCGCTTGTTTGTTGCTGCCAACATGATGAGAAGGTTTATCAGGAACATAACAGACGTAAATAACAGAGCAAAATCAAATAGTGTAGAAGAATGAGACTTACTTCGATTGAATGCACCACAAAGACCACATTCGGCGAGTGCAAATATCAAATCTCTTGCAGCTACAATCTCAATAATCCTCCTTCTGTTCCACGCCAATGGCAGCTGGACAAACGGATCATCATATGTGTCATATTCTTCCTGCAAAACCAAATGAAAGACATACTTCCTTTACACGGTTTACAAATCTGCAAGTTACTAGATATTTGAAAAATCTGTGCATAAATAAGTTAATCTGATTTTTACTCAGTATAGACAGACTATAAAATATGCTGGATCAAACTTTGTGGGGCCATGGAACCCTTCTCCATATGTATTTATTTACATTTTAGCTCATCCAGTTCATGATTGACACGTTTAACTGATATATCTATACGTACTAATAAAGGAAGGTGATATTCCAGGTGTCATGATactttgcagaaaaccccctgtcCTTTATGAGAATCAACCGGAGTCCAAAAAATAATGTTTCGTAGGTGAAAAAACAGTTCGCACTGCCTATTTTTTGCCCGTCGCTCACAGTCTCGCACTGCTAACTTGGGCCTTCAACCATGTCTAGCCCACGGAATGTGTTTAATATAGTAATAATTCAATGACAAAAATTAAGCCTGGGTAGTATTCGAACTAGAAACCACACATGGCATTCTAACTTTCTTAACCAACTAGGCCACCATACACTTCTGAATACCAAAGGTTGTATTATGTTTATATATATATTCAAACAAACGCAAAGGCCACAGAGCTGTATTGAGCCTCGGCCTACGCCCAAGCAACTGGGCCAGCTCCATCAGCACACGCAAACATCATCAGCGGACAAAAACCATGGATATTTCATGTTGAATGGTCCCACCTCGCTACACAAAACTGAATTTCACCAATTTATATACGTTCAACGCCATTGTCTGCCGTGAGCTAATTAAACGGGATCCCTCACATGCAAGGTGGAGAGGTTTTGCACGCTGCATGACAGCGCTATAAAACGTGGGTGTTTGTGGGCTGAACGGGTGGCCTTCCTGCTATTTAAACTAATTGCATGACGCATATAATTAAAGGAAGGATCGGGGACTGGAAAAAAGGTGCATAATTAAAGAGGAAGGATTAGATGGGCTGGAGTAAATTGAATAAAGATTTGTGGGCTGGAAAAGAAGTGCATAACTAAAGGAAGTATTGTGGGCTGGAGTAAAGGCAAAGATCGAGTTGATGATATTCCTTCTCGAGTTGCCTACACAATCAAGGAATGGATGTGTCGGTGCGCAAAAAGATGTGTGTTGTTAGTTAACTTTTTTTATCTTCTCATGTGTCGGTTCTCTTTGCTCCTAAAATAATGCTTAGCTGATATGCATTCCCTTTTAGGCTTTGGTGCGCGCCTTCCTGCTGTCAGGTGGCACCATCCGGATCTTGAACTGTTGGTCATTTTGGTGGACGGGACAGCTAGCATTTTTTCGCAGTGAACCTCACTACAGGGCGTTGTGCTTGCACATAACACATAATTttctctcccattgcaacgcacgagcatatgTGATTAATGCCTGGCTGATATGCATTTTTTTCTAGATTTCAGCATGCGCATCCCTGCCACTGGGTGGCACCATCCAGATGTTGCACTGTTGGTCGCTTTGG encodes the following:
- the LOC123145773 gene encoding uncharacterized protein, producing the protein MDHHHHHHHKAGVRGRLRVTAARRRAWQQQSACCKRPARRDPVDTVRKFMRREIGGGHRRPPRPAAPSTSAFSCPEKFRNFQLQEEYDTYDDPFVQLPLAWNRRRIIEIVAARDLIFALAECGLCGAFNRTTNKRICHLNISPDEVIRSLFYNKNNDSLITVSVYESDRYSSLKCRTTPIEYIRRGQLHDGFPLFETESLKYPGFVEFDDVNGKVLTFSAHDSTYKVFDLKNYNFLYSICDKDIQEIKISPGIMLVIYQKASNHVPLKILSIEDGTTLKTFTQLLHRNRKVDFIEQFNEKLLVKQDKENLQIIDVRNSGLIEVNKTEFMTPSAFIFLYENNLFLTFCNRTVAAWNFRGELVTSFDDHELWHPNCNTNNIYITADQDLIISYCKVSGGGTNDADDEGREGSRMGSINMSNIFTGKCVAKISALDPTLMVAPRRKGDTSRSTIRSSVSDALEDITALFYDEDRNEIYTGNSRGLVHVWSN